The nucleotide sequence CAGCAGGCCTCCGCGCTGGACTAAAACTACTTCCCTTCCTTGCTTGATGCGCAGCATCAGAGGAGGGGATTTTTTTAGGGCTAGCATAGCTTAAGTCACTCACTAGAATTTCCATCAATAGATGAAGCAAGTAAAGCTGGTGCTGGAAGACGGCACCGAAATCCAGGGCGAATCCTTCGGCGCGTTTACGTCCACTGCCGGCGAGGTAGTGTTTAGCACGGCCATGACCGGCTACCCCGAAAACCTCACCGACCCCTCGTTTGCCGGCCAGATTCTGGTCTTGACCTACCCCATGGTAGGCAACTACGGCGTGCCCGGCGAGGAGTTGTACGAGTCGATTTCCAAGATTTTCGAATCGGACAAGATTCACATTGCCGGCCTCGTGGTGAACTACTACTCCGAGGAGCACAGCCACTGGAACGCCGCCAAAAGCCTTGGCGACTGGCTCAAGGAGTACAACATACCCGGCATATTCGGGGTGGATACGCGCATGCTCACCAAAATCCTGCGGGAGAAGGGCGCCATGCTAGGCAAGATTGTAGCCGAAGAAGACGTAGAGCTGCACGACCCCAACCAGGACAACCTGGTAGCCCAAGTAAGCCCCACCGAGGTGAAGCACTACGGCCACGGCCAGCACAAAATCGTGCTCGTTGACTGCGGCACCAAAACCAACATCATCCGCTGCTTCCTCCAGCGTGACGTGGAGCTGATTCGGGTGCCCTGGGACTACGACTTCACCCAAATCGACTACGACGGCCTGTTCCTGAGCAATGGCCCCGGCGACCCGAAGATGTGCACCGCCACCATAGGCCACTTGCAAACCGCGCTCGGCCAAGACAAGCCCATTTTCGGTATCTGCTTAGGCTCCCAACTCATGGGCCTGGCCGCCGGCGGCGACACGTTCAAGCTGAAGTACGGCCACCGCAGCCACAACCAGCCGGTGAAGCTCACGGGCACCCAGCGTAGCTACATCACCAGCCAAAACCACGGCTTCGCGGTAGACACCGACACGCTGCCCGCCGAGTGGACCATGTTGTTCGAGAACCTCAACGATGGTACCTGCGAAGGCATAAAGCACAAGACTAAGCCGTTCTTCTCCACCCAGTTTCATCCCGAAGCCGCTGGCGGCCCCGAGGATACTGAGTATCTATTCGACGACTTCCTGAAAGCTGTAGCCGAGCACAAGGCAGCGAAGTAGGCTGGCCTTGAACGCGCCCGTCATGTTGAGCTTGCCGGCTCATATCTACCGCTTCGTTGTCAGCATAACCCTGTCACATTTCTAACAGCTACGACCTGATGCAGCAAGCAGATTTGCCAGAGCGTTGGAAGACTAAACTGCGGAGCTACCTGATTGCTAAAGGGAAGAGCGACGAAACGCTAAGTGCTTCTGAGTTCCCAACTGATAACGTAGTGCGCATCATATTTGAAGACGACTCAAAAGTTGAGTTCAACTATGCTTTTAGTATAGAAGCTCCTGAATTCAAAGAAGTAGCTGTTTTTACTGAGCATTGCGGTTACCATTTATTTCAGTTGTACGACGGAATAAACTTGGTTGTAGAGAAGCGGTAGAGATGCTTCGCAAGCTCAGCATGACGTTCTTTGCTTCAACTTCACGACTTCTCAACGCACTACTCTTATGCCAGAAAAACATAGAAGTTTTCCGAACTGGGGATATCTAGTGTTGGGCGCGCTGGCTTTCGCAGGGTTCTATTTCGTCAAGAACATGGGCCAGAAGACGGTTTTGAAAGCAATGCTTGGTGAACCAGGCGGGTTGATTAACAGGGCCATGAGTTCGGCCCGAGTTTCACAGCGGATAACCAGTAGAACAGGAAAAATAACTGCCAAAAACTTCAAGACGGAAGGAATCAGTGCCACAAAGGATACGCTTGCCTTCCGCTTCTTCTTGGATGGTGAGCGTGCCGATGCCACCGTCAGGCTTTGGATGGCCAAGCGCCTATCTGGCGAATGGGAAATAGTGAAAAGTGACACCGTCTTTACCGAATAGAAACTACACTCACCTAAACAAGCGGCTGTAGCCGACTTAGCACGACTGCCTTTGAACATGACCGCACCAGCGGCCTGTTACCCCAACCCTTAGAATGGAAAAACCCAACAAAGTTCTCATCCTCGGTTCCGGCGCCCTCAAAATTGGAGAGGCCGGTGAGTTCGATTACTCCGGTTCTCAGGCCCTCAAGGCGCTGAAAGAGGAAGGCATCCGCACCATCCTCATCAACCCCAACATTGCCACCGTGCAGACGTCGGACAACATTGCCGACGACGTGTACTTCCTGCCCGTGACGCCCTACTTCGTGGAGGAAGTCATCAAGAAGGAGCAGCCTGATGGCATTCTGGTGGCATTTGGTGGCCAAACGGCCCTGAACTGCGCCGTGGCCTTGTACCGCGCCGGCGTGTTTGAGAAGTACAATGTGAAGGTGCTGGGTACGCCCGTGCAAAGCATCATCGACACCGAGGACCGGGATATTTTCAAGGAGAAGCTCGAACAGATTGGGGTGCTTTCGGCCCGTAGCGTAGCCGTGACGAACATGGACGACGCGCTGGCCGCCGCCGAAAAAATCGGTTTCCCAATTATCGTGCGGGCGGCGTTTGCGCTGGGCGGCCTGGGTAGCGGTTTCGCCAATAACATGGACGAACTGCGGGCCCTAGCCCAGAAATCCTTCACGACGTCCGACCAGATTCTGGTAGAAGAGTCGTTGAAGGGCTGGAAGGAAGTGGAGTACGAAGTGGTGCGCGACCAGTATGATAACTGCATCACGGTTTGCAACATGGAGAACTTCGACCCCATTGGGATTCACACCGGGGAAAGCATCGTGGTGGCCCCGTCGCAGACCTTGAGCAACCGCGAATACCACAAGCTGCGCAGCATCGGCATCAAAACCATCCGCCACCTCGGCATTGTGGGCGAGTGCAACATTCAGTACGCCCTCGACCCCGTGTCGGAAGACTACCGA is from Hymenobacter tibetensis and encodes:
- the carA gene encoding glutamine-hydrolyzing carbamoyl-phosphate synthase small subunit, yielding MKQVKLVLEDGTEIQGESFGAFTSTAGEVVFSTAMTGYPENLTDPSFAGQILVLTYPMVGNYGVPGEELYESISKIFESDKIHIAGLVVNYYSEEHSHWNAAKSLGDWLKEYNIPGIFGVDTRMLTKILREKGAMLGKIVAEEDVELHDPNQDNLVAQVSPTEVKHYGHGQHKIVLVDCGTKTNIIRCFLQRDVELIRVPWDYDFTQIDYDGLFLSNGPGDPKMCTATIGHLQTALGQDKPIFGICLGSQLMGLAAGGDTFKLKYGHRSHNQPVKLTGTQRSYITSQNHGFAVDTDTLPAEWTMLFENLNDGTCEGIKHKTKPFFSTQFHPEAAGGPEDTEYLFDDFLKAVAEHKAAK